AACAGACCGAGCACCACCAGGCTCGTGCAGGCATGGAACGCAGCTGCACCCACAGCAACGGCACTCAGCAGCTCAAGGGGAAAGATCACTTTTTTGACGTAGCTCGGCTGGCTCAACACCAGAGTGGGCGCCCTGCTGATGCATTCGGCAAACAGGCTGTACACAATCAGCCCGGCGAACAGGTTGATGGCGAAACCGATCGGACCTGCTTCTTGGAGGTCGGGCCAGCGTGCTTTGAACACCGTGGAGAACACAAAGGTGTAGACCGCCAACATCAGCAGCGGGTTAAGCAGGGTCCAGCTCCAACCCAGCAGTGATCCTCTATAGCGAGACGCGATTTCACGCTCGGTCAGCCTCCAGAGAATGCTGGGGTTGCGGGTCAGGGCGGCGTAGGCCTGCAGCGATCGCTGGATTGAGAAGCTCATGATTCCTTCAGCTCTTGGTCAGCTGTCTGCTGTTGGGCG
Above is a window of Synechococcus sp. BIOS-U3-1 DNA encoding:
- a CDS encoding ABC transporter permease; this encodes MSFSIQRSLQAYAALTRNPSILWRLTEREIASRYRGSLLGWSWTLLNPLLMLAVYTFVFSTVFKARWPDLQEAGPIGFAINLFAGLIVYSLFAECISRAPTLVLSQPSYVKKVIFPLELLSAVAVGAAAFHACTSLVVLGLFELIVQGSIPLTAFWLPLVWLPLVLGCLALCWLLSALGVYLRDLPQLVNVGLSVLMFLSAIFYPVSALPERWQPVLSLNPLVLVIEQTRAVLVSGQGPSALYLCLGLPISVVMCELCFRMFQKARRGFADVM